A single window of Hymenobacter sp. APR13 DNA harbors:
- a CDS encoding T9SS type A sorting domain-containing protein, whose protein sequence is MKRVIFLALGVTFLSGHFTANGQSIVAGQTNGVAYTDIIPDRVTVLRTPNGLLSDSLDLNLDGIYDLRWTARNIFYTPPVGRTGWETRAMIRPLHDNIEIGCSHSISPTASYNHGFILGYSAAGVIEAQLPQTTTNSSYVDSWLGKAAWPTEASFVWVERVVTESYRTVGGYLPGVDRYMGIRFRTTASAPWRYGWVRVATQAAIGDVTITVKDYAFEQTILNTRKAPASAWQVYPTPVAHTLTIQSSTAGSKHVTLLNVQGRVLSETQFTDLTSSPLDLSRFAAGVYILRLTDATGTVTKRVSKL, encoded by the coding sequence ATGAAGCGAGTTATATTCTTAGCGTTGGGAGTCACGTTCCTGAGTGGGCATTTCACCGCCAACGGCCAAAGTATCGTAGCTGGCCAGACCAACGGAGTTGCCTATACAGATATCATTCCTGATCGAGTAACAGTCTTAAGAACTCCGAATGGGCTGCTATCTGATTCGCTCGACTTGAATTTGGATGGCATCTATGACTTGCGATGGACTGCACGCAACATCTTCTATACCCCACCTGTAGGACGAACTGGTTGGGAAACTCGTGCAATGATACGCCCCTTGCATGACAACATTGAAATTGGTTGTTCTCACTCCATTTCACCCACTGCCTCTTATAATCATGGTTTTATTCTTGGCTATAGCGCAGCAGGTGTTATAGAGGCACAATTACCTCAAACGACGACTAATTCGTCTTACGTTGACAGTTGGCTCGGAAAAGCCGCTTGGCCTACCGAAGCTTCTTTCGTATGGGTGGAGCGTGTAGTGACAGAGTCTTATAGAACAGTGGGTGGTTATTTACCAGGCGTAGACAGATACATGGGCATACGCTTTCGAACGACTGCCTCTGCGCCATGGCGGTATGGTTGGGTTAGAGTGGCGACTCAAGCAGCTATAGGTGATGTCACGATTACAGTGAAAGATTACGCTTTCGAGCAAACCATTCTCAACACTAGAAAGGCACCTGCCAGCGCGTGGCAGGTGTATCCCACCCCAGTGGCGCATACACTTACCATTCAGTCCAGCACGGCCGGCTCGAAGCACGTCACGCTACTGAATGTTCAGGGGCGAGTGTTATCAGAAACGCAGTTCACAGACCTTACGTCTTCGCCACTTGATTTGTCACGCTTTGCGGCAGGCGTTTATATCCTCCGCCTGACGGATGCGACGGGCACCGTTACCAAGCGTGTCAGCAAATTGTAG
- a CDS encoding YqjF family protein produces MPPSPATARRLHLMGQRWSNLLFAHWPVPPELLRPYLPARLEVDTFEGQAWLGVVPFTMSHIRPLGLPAVPGLSALHELNVRTYATLDGVPGVWFLSLDATQPLGVWAARTLFHLPYLHARISLTETAGTLRAVAERTHRGVAPATFAATWTPGAAMPLAQPGTLAYFLTERYHLYTAGHTVRPHQHGTDLWRGRLWHEPWALREATLQEWNSTLVESHGLPTPLGPPLLYAADALDVQVQELRRV; encoded by the coding sequence TTGCCGCCCTCCCCTGCCACTGCCCGCCGCCTGCACTTGATGGGCCAGCGCTGGAGCAACCTGCTGTTTGCGCACTGGCCTGTGCCTCCCGAGTTGCTCCGCCCCTATTTGCCGGCCCGGCTGGAGGTCGACACGTTTGAGGGGCAGGCGTGGCTGGGCGTGGTGCCGTTCACGATGAGCCACATCCGGCCGCTGGGGCTGCCGGCCGTGCCGGGCCTGAGCGCCCTGCACGAGCTGAACGTGCGCACCTACGCCACCCTCGACGGTGTGCCGGGCGTGTGGTTTCTGTCGTTGGATGCTACGCAGCCGCTGGGGGTGTGGGCGGCGCGCACGCTGTTTCACCTGCCCTACCTGCACGCCCGCATCAGCCTGACCGAAACGGCCGGTACGCTGCGGGCTGTGGCCGAGCGCACCCACCGCGGCGTGGCTCCCGCCACCTTCGCTGCTACCTGGACGCCGGGAGCCGCGATGCCGCTGGCGCAACCGGGCACGCTGGCCTATTTCCTCACGGAGCGGTATCATCTCTACACGGCCGGCCATACGGTACGCCCCCACCAGCACGGAACCGACCTATGGCGTGGCCGCCTCTGGCACGAGCCCTGGGCACTGCGGGAAGCCACGCTGCAGGAGTGGAACTCCACGCTGGTAGAAAGCCACGGCCTGCCCACGCCGCTGGGCCCGCCCCTGCTCTACGCCGCCGATGCGCTGGATGTGCAGGTGCAGGAACTGCGCCGCGTGTAA
- a CDS encoding acylphosphatase: MSVQHRAFLVHGGVQGVFFRQSARQQAEKLGISGYTRNNPDGTVTIEAEGPAEALDTLQAWCQHGPPAAQVTKVDVAARPVRHYTGFEVRR, encoded by the coding sequence ATGTCTGTTCAGCATCGTGCATTCCTCGTTCATGGCGGCGTGCAAGGCGTATTTTTCCGGCAGTCGGCGCGGCAGCAGGCCGAAAAGCTAGGCATCAGCGGCTACACCCGCAACAACCCCGACGGCACCGTGACCATCGAAGCCGAAGGTCCGGCCGAAGCGCTGGACACTCTGCAGGCCTGGTGCCAGCATGGCCCGCCTGCCGCGCAGGTTACCAAAGTAGACGTGGCCGCCAGGCCGGTACGGCATTATACCGGGTTTGAGGTGCGACGGTAG
- the nagA gene encoding N-acetylglucosamine-6-phosphate deacetylase has product MRYRLYNCTLYTGAEVLTQHSLLVMADGRLGGVVPDAQGPTDIPAVDGRGLQLAPGLLDLQVYGANGRLFSVQPDLAALETLTAHAFRHGTTGVLATMPTNAWPLMREALEIGRAHRHLPGLLGIHLEGPYLNPTKKGAHQVEFIKAPTVAEANELLALADDVLRMMTLAPELTPPAVAARLREAGVVLSAGHSNATYAQAMAGFDGGFSAATHLFNAMSALQGREPGLVGAAYDAATASASIIADGVHCDFASVRISHKIMRERLFLITDAVTESAQGAYRFRRQANHFVDVQGTLAGSALTLPQAVRNCVQHAGIPLPEALRMASLYPARVLGLDGQLGRLAAGYAADFWLFDNELNAQATARAGELVWHA; this is encoded by the coding sequence ATGCGCTACCGGCTTTACAACTGCACCCTTTATACCGGGGCTGAAGTGCTTACTCAGCACAGCCTGCTTGTTATGGCAGATGGGCGCCTTGGCGGAGTAGTGCCCGACGCGCAGGGCCCCACCGATATTCCGGCCGTAGATGGGCGCGGACTGCAGCTGGCGCCGGGCCTGCTCGATCTACAGGTGTATGGTGCCAACGGCCGGCTGTTTTCAGTGCAGCCCGACCTGGCCGCCCTGGAAACCCTCACGGCCCACGCCTTTCGGCACGGTACCACCGGCGTGCTGGCTACCATGCCTACCAATGCCTGGCCCCTGATGCGGGAGGCGCTGGAGATAGGCCGGGCACATCGGCACCTACCGGGCCTGCTGGGCATTCATCTGGAAGGCCCCTACCTCAACCCGACAAAGAAAGGCGCGCATCAGGTTGAGTTTATCAAAGCCCCCACCGTAGCGGAAGCCAACGAGTTGCTGGCGTTGGCCGACGACGTGCTGCGCATGATGACTCTGGCTCCCGAGCTTACGCCACCTGCCGTAGCAGCCCGCCTGCGTGAGGCCGGCGTGGTGTTGTCGGCCGGCCACTCCAATGCCACCTACGCCCAGGCTATGGCGGGCTTCGATGGCGGATTTTCCGCCGCTACCCACCTGTTCAATGCCATGTCGGCGCTGCAGGGGCGGGAGCCAGGACTAGTGGGCGCTGCGTACGATGCGGCCACGGCCAGCGCCAGCATCATTGCCGATGGCGTGCATTGCGACTTTGCCTCGGTGCGCATCAGCCACAAGATTATGCGGGAGCGGCTGTTTCTGATTACGGATGCCGTGACGGAAAGCGCGCAGGGCGCCTACCGGTTTCGGCGCCAAGCCAACCACTTTGTGGATGTGCAGGGCACGCTGGCCGGCTCGGCCCTCACGCTGCCGCAGGCAGTACGCAACTGTGTGCAACACGCCGGTATTCCGCTGCCAGAGGCCTTGCGCATGGCGTCGTTGTACCCGGCCCGCGTGCTGGGTCTTGACGGGCAACTGGGGCGCCTGGCGGCCGGCTATGCGGCTGATTTTTGGTTGTTTGACAACGAGCTGAACGCCCAGGCCACGGCCCGGGCCGGCGAACTGGTCTGGCACGCCTAG
- a CDS encoding DoxX family membrane protein, giving the protein MPPVTLLYALTIVLPLLATAVAFWAGGWWRRLYVGGARLLLGALMLGGGLYKLSDNHLPGLMGPPMDHAFLAKHSLEIFARFIGVAQLLIGLLLLTGRFALLGALMLVPMWVGIVMLTWSQHWTGTPYLTLGFLILTLGLLLHDYHRLKYVLYPPAQPETIRVVPLRTGPRSLEALWWLGVAVFMGGSLLYPVSLRMMVGTMLAGLLLLLAAGGLLLWRRRTAAAAPGV; this is encoded by the coding sequence ATGCCGCCCGTTACCCTACTCTACGCTTTGACCATTGTGCTACCGCTGCTGGCTACGGCCGTGGCCTTCTGGGCGGGCGGCTGGTGGCGGCGGCTCTATGTGGGTGGTGCGCGCCTGTTGCTGGGCGCGCTCATGCTGGGCGGCGGCCTCTACAAGCTCTCCGACAATCACCTGCCCGGCCTGATGGGCCCGCCCATGGACCACGCCTTTCTGGCCAAGCACAGTCTGGAAATCTTTGCCCGCTTCATTGGGGTGGCGCAGCTGCTGATTGGGCTGCTGCTGCTCACGGGCCGGTTTGCGCTGCTGGGGGCCCTGATGCTGGTGCCCATGTGGGTAGGCATCGTGATGCTCACCTGGTCGCAGCACTGGACGGGCACGCCGTACCTGACCTTGGGCTTCCTGATCCTGACTCTGGGGTTGCTGCTGCACGACTACCACCGGCTCAAATACGTGCTCTATCCGCCCGCGCAGCCCGAAACCATCCGGGTGGTGCCCTTGCGCACCGGGCCGCGGAGCCTGGAGGCACTGTGGTGGCTGGGGGTGGCCGTATTCATGGGCGGCAGCCTGCTCTACCCGGTTTCGCTGCGCATGATGGTGGGCACCATGCTGGCGGGCCTGTTGCTGCTGCTGGCGGCCGGCGGCCTGCTGCTGTGGCGCCGGCGTACCGCCGCCGCCGCGCCCGGCGTTTAG
- a CDS encoding TrmH family RNA methyltransferase: MPDLISSPQNPRIKNLLRLQQKSSERREQGLTIIEGLRELTIARAAGVAVPTLFVCPELAGPARLAELRALAAGAATEWIEVSKPVFEKVAYREGSDGVLALAQPPRHTLAALKLPAAPLLLVLEAVEKPGNLGAILRTADAARADAVIICDPRTDLYNPNAIRSSIGCIFTVPTVATTRQELLSWCEQHGIRTYAAALTDHARPYTQYDFRGPTAFVMGTEADGLTPELMQACTETIIIPMGGYIDSLNVSTATAILTFEAVRQRG; the protein is encoded by the coding sequence ATGCCCGACCTCATTTCCAGCCCTCAGAACCCGCGCATCAAAAACCTGCTGCGCCTCCAGCAAAAGTCGTCGGAGCGGCGCGAGCAGGGCCTCACCATTATCGAAGGCCTGCGCGAGCTCACCATTGCCCGGGCTGCCGGGGTAGCCGTGCCCACGCTGTTTGTGTGCCCCGAACTGGCCGGCCCGGCCCGCCTGGCCGAGTTGCGCGCCCTGGCCGCCGGGGCCGCCACCGAGTGGATTGAGGTGTCGAAGCCGGTGTTTGAGAAGGTAGCTTACCGGGAGGGTTCCGATGGGGTGCTGGCCCTGGCCCAGCCGCCGCGCCACACGTTGGCCGCGCTGAAGCTGCCGGCCGCGCCGTTGCTGCTGGTGCTGGAAGCTGTGGAGAAACCCGGCAACCTGGGGGCCATCCTGCGCACCGCCGACGCCGCCCGCGCCGACGCCGTCATCATCTGCGACCCGCGCACCGACCTCTACAACCCCAACGCCATTCGCAGCAGCATCGGCTGCATCTTCACGGTGCCCACCGTGGCCACCACCCGGCAGGAGCTGCTGAGCTGGTGCGAGCAGCATGGCATCCGCACCTACGCCGCCGCCCTCACCGACCACGCCCGCCCCTACACTCAGTACGACTTCCGCGGCCCCACCGCCTTCGTGATGGGCACCGAAGCCGACGGCCTCACGCCCGAGCTCATGCAGGCCTGCACCGAAACCATCATCATCCCGATGGGCGGCTACATTGATTCGCTGAACGTGAGCACCGCCACGGCCATCCTCACGTTTGAGGCGGTGCGCCAGCGCGGCTAA
- a CDS encoding sensor histidine kinase, with protein sequence MRLQLNTKILLGFTVALLVLTLTSLLAYRSIQQLSFYTRQVEHTYQVMQHTSDMRMRTRDAQLAVRNYLLLDDSTRLDEVQPSLDGALRNFDALQLLTRDNPTQQTRLDSLRQLIAFERALLNKWQRVRPSPEAARDLVLADANALNDIRRLLDEITADETVLLDQRRQNQDFYENTSPLAIVVSAVLAVLIVLWLFSKISRELQANQRLQQELTTVNTDTARRIEIIENLANQVVQGDFSVKISQDQQRDTLGKLATSLNRMTQTLDENFTALKNRNQELDQFAYVASHDLKAPLRGVMTVVKWIEDELHGELSEQMRQYLGMMKGRLSRLEDLINGLLAYARAGRTEQHIEEVNVAQLVSEITEMVVPLSFRVELADSLPVFQTDRLSLQQVFTNLMSNAAKYHDKEAGTITIGCRDAGKCYEFRVQDDGPGIAPEYHEKIFLIFQTLRDRHTAESTGIGLSIVKKIIDEQKGSIHVESAAGQGAAFVFTWPKEATK encoded by the coding sequence ATGCGGCTACAACTCAATACCAAGATTCTTCTGGGCTTCACGGTGGCGCTGCTGGTGCTCACGCTCACCTCGCTGCTGGCCTACCGCAGCATTCAGCAGCTGAGCTTCTACACGCGGCAGGTGGAGCACACCTACCAGGTGATGCAGCACACCTCCGACATGCGCATGCGCACCCGCGACGCCCAGCTGGCCGTGCGCAACTATCTGCTGCTGGACGACTCCACCCGCCTGGACGAGGTGCAACCCAGCCTCGACGGGGCCCTGCGCAACTTCGATGCGCTGCAGCTGCTCACCCGCGACAACCCCACGCAGCAAACCCGCCTCGACAGCCTGCGGCAGCTGATTGCCTTCGAGCGGGCCCTGCTCAACAAGTGGCAGCGCGTCCGGCCCTCGCCCGAGGCCGCCCGCGACCTGGTGCTGGCCGACGCCAATGCGCTGAACGATATCCGGCGGCTGCTGGATGAAATCACGGCCGACGAAACCGTGCTGCTCGACCAGCGCCGCCAAAACCAGGATTTCTACGAAAACACCAGCCCGCTGGCCATCGTCGTGTCGGCAGTGCTGGCCGTGCTGATTGTGCTGTGGCTGTTCTCGAAAATCTCGCGCGAGCTGCAAGCCAACCAGCGCCTACAACAGGAGCTGACCACCGTCAACACAGACACGGCCCGGCGCATCGAAATCATCGAAAACCTGGCCAACCAGGTGGTGCAGGGCGACTTCAGCGTGAAGATCAGCCAGGACCAGCAGCGCGACACGCTGGGCAAGCTGGCGACTTCGCTCAACCGCATGACCCAGACGCTGGACGAGAACTTCACGGCCCTCAAAAACCGAAACCAGGAGCTCGACCAGTTTGCCTACGTGGCCTCCCACGACCTGAAAGCGCCATTGCGGGGCGTGATGACGGTGGTCAAGTGGATTGAAGATGAGCTGCACGGCGAGCTGAGCGAGCAAATGCGCCAGTATCTGGGCATGATGAAGGGCCGCCTCAGCCGCCTCGAAGACCTGATCAACGGCTTGCTGGCCTACGCCCGCGCGGGCCGCACCGAGCAGCACATCGAGGAAGTGAACGTGGCGCAGCTGGTCAGCGAAATCACGGAAATGGTGGTGCCGCTGAGCTTTCGGGTGGAGCTGGCCGACTCGCTGCCGGTATTCCAGACCGACCGCCTGAGCCTGCAGCAGGTGTTCACCAACCTGATGAGCAACGCCGCCAAGTACCACGACAAGGAAGCCGGCACCATCACCATCGGCTGCCGCGACGCGGGCAAGTGCTACGAGTTTCGGGTGCAGGACGATGGCCCAGGCATTGCCCCCGAATACCACGAGAAGATCTTCCTCATTTTCCAGACCCTGCGCGACCGGCACACCGCCGAAAGCACCGGTATCGGCCTGAGCATCGTTAAGAAGATTATTGACGAGCAGAAAGGCAGCATCCACGTTGAGTCGGCGGCCGGCCAGGGAGCTGCGTTTGTATTCACTTGGCCAAAAGAGGCCACCAAATAG
- a CDS encoding response regulator: MRSVLLVEDDFFDTMTVKKSFEKFSVQHKLYTAFNGLEALDLLLGRNGIEPIRPLPEVILLDLNMPKMNGHEFLAEIRRNPELADIPVFITTTSAMDVDRLNAQNLGVSGYILKPIDFETTTDMVDSMSLLEKLLK; this comes from the coding sequence ATGCGCTCCGTACTGCTTGTAGAAGACGATTTCTTTGACACCATGACGGTGAAGAAGTCATTCGAGAAATTTAGCGTTCAGCACAAGCTCTACACGGCTTTCAATGGCCTGGAAGCCCTGGATTTGCTGCTGGGTCGCAACGGAATCGAGCCGATCCGGCCGCTGCCCGAAGTGATTCTGCTGGACCTGAACATGCCTAAAATGAACGGCCACGAGTTCCTGGCTGAAATCCGCCGCAACCCCGAGCTGGCCGACATTCCGGTGTTCATCACCACTACCTCGGCCATGGACGTAGACCGGCTCAATGCCCAGAACCTGGGTGTAAGCGGCTACATTCTCAAACCCATTGATTTTGAAACCACTACCGACATGGTAGACAGCATGAGCCTGCTGGAAAAGCTGCTCAAATAA
- a CDS encoding endonuclease III domain-containing protein — translation MIPDLFSAADADTEARRRKALLVHERLCAEYGAPFPFFSTKDPLSELVSALLSHRTRNHDSHRAYQELRARFPTWEAVRDAPTEAVQEAISACTWPEQKAPRIQAVLREISTRCNGGPCHLEFLADLPVPEARAWLEAIPGIGPKTSAAVLLFSTLRIAAMPVDSHHHRVAQRLGLIGPKVGEAAAHKLLEALLPTGWDAQQVYDHHEALMFHGQKCCYFHTPACGRCVILDQCPFGQARVR, via the coding sequence GTGATACCAGACCTTTTTTCGGCCGCCGATGCCGACACGGAAGCGCGCCGCCGCAAAGCCCTGCTGGTGCATGAGCGCCTGTGCGCCGAGTACGGGGCGCCCTTCCCGTTTTTCAGCACCAAAGACCCGCTCAGCGAGCTGGTCAGCGCCCTGCTCTCGCACCGCACCCGCAACCACGACTCGCACCGGGCCTACCAGGAACTGCGGGCACGGTTTCCAACCTGGGAGGCCGTGCGCGATGCGCCCACCGAAGCCGTGCAGGAGGCCATCAGCGCCTGCACCTGGCCCGAGCAGAAGGCCCCGCGCATTCAGGCTGTGCTGCGCGAAATCAGCACCCGCTGCAACGGCGGCCCCTGCCACCTGGAGTTTCTGGCCGACCTGCCGGTGCCCGAGGCGCGGGCCTGGCTGGAAGCCATTCCGGGCATCGGGCCCAAAACCAGCGCCGCGGTGCTGCTCTTCAGTACCCTGCGCATTGCAGCTATGCCCGTGGATAGCCACCACCACCGCGTGGCGCAGCGCCTGGGCCTCATCGGCCCTAAAGTGGGCGAGGCGGCCGCTCACAAGCTGCTGGAGGCCCTGCTACCCACCGGCTGGGATGCCCAGCAGGTCTACGACCACCACGAGGCGCTGATGTTCCACGGCCAGAAGTGCTGCTACTTCCACACGCCCGCCTGCGGCCGCTGCGTCATCCTCGACCAATGCCCGTTCGGCCAGGCACGGGTGAGGTAA
- a CDS encoding DUF167 domain-containing protein: MAVLHLKAKPNARQNALLVSPDGTITVRLHAPPQDGKANACLLAYLAEVFGLPKSQLTLLSGHTAPFKKVELAGLSDVTVQATLARYSVA; this comes from the coding sequence ATGGCCGTGCTTCATCTGAAGGCCAAGCCCAACGCCCGCCAAAACGCCCTGCTGGTATCCCCGGACGGCACCATTACGGTGCGCCTGCACGCGCCCCCGCAGGATGGCAAGGCCAACGCCTGCCTGCTGGCGTATCTGGCCGAAGTGTTTGGGTTGCCGAAGTCGCAGCTGACTTTGCTGAGCGGCCACACCGCCCCGTTCAAGAAAGTGGAGCTGGCCGGCTTGTCCGATGTGACGGTGCAGGCTACACTTGCCCGCTATTCTGTTGCCTGA
- a CDS encoding ZIP family metal transporter, with amino-acid sequence MTFPMWAQAGFWGLVSGSALLLGAAAGYFMRVPQRLIAAIMAFGSGVLIATLSLELMEEAYHKGGFTATALGFLGGAGAFTLANWLLARHGAKHRKRSGEHQQQERTAVQQGQTEGSESGDDNGLALAIGALLDGIPESIVIGLSMLAGGGVSVVAVVAIFLSNLPEGLSSASGMRKAGRPARYVLLLWAGIALISGVASLAGYTVFSQFSDEVVAATMAVSAGAVLAMIADTMIPEAFDVAHNFTGFITVLGFLVSFFLSKME; translated from the coding sequence ATGACCTTTCCGATGTGGGCGCAAGCCGGTTTTTGGGGGCTTGTGTCGGGGTCGGCACTGCTGCTGGGTGCGGCGGCAGGCTATTTCATGCGGGTGCCGCAGCGGCTGATTGCGGCCATTATGGCCTTTGGCAGCGGCGTGCTGATTGCCACTCTTTCGCTGGAACTGATGGAGGAAGCCTACCACAAGGGCGGCTTCACGGCCACGGCGCTGGGGTTTCTGGGTGGCGCGGGGGCTTTCACGCTGGCCAACTGGCTGCTGGCCCGCCACGGGGCCAAGCACCGCAAACGCTCCGGCGAGCATCAGCAGCAGGAGCGCACCGCCGTGCAACAGGGGCAGACCGAAGGCTCCGAAAGCGGCGACGATAATGGCCTGGCGCTGGCCATTGGAGCCTTGCTGGACGGCATTCCTGAGAGCATCGTTATCGGGCTGAGCATGCTGGCGGGCGGCGGCGTGAGCGTGGTGGCCGTGGTGGCCATCTTCCTTTCCAACCTGCCCGAAGGCCTTTCCAGCGCCTCCGGCATGCGCAAGGCCGGCCGCCCGGCCCGCTACGTGCTGCTGCTGTGGGCCGGTATTGCCCTGATTTCGGGCGTGGCCTCGCTGGCCGGCTACACCGTGTTCAGCCAGTTCTCCGACGAGGTGGTAGCTGCTACCATGGCCGTATCAGCCGGAGCCGTGCTGGCCATGATTGCCGATACCATGATTCCGGAAGCATTCGACGTGGCCCACAACTTCACGGGCTTTATCACGGTGCTGGGGTTTCTAGTGTCGTTTTTCCTGAGCAAAATGGAGTAG
- a CDS encoding ammonium transporter codes for MIAPSKKLTSLSMFSLVTLVGLAAVAAFTELPHPAALAGSLNGADVAWMLTATAFVLIMTPGLSFFYGGMVRPKNVISTMLQSFVAMGVITLVFYFVGFSLAYGDSWHGLIGNPLTFIMLRNVGTAPNPAFAATIPFVLYFAFQLKFAVITPALITGSFAERVRFKGYLAFMVLFCLFIYCPLAHWTWHPEGFLRQWGVLDFAGGTVVHISAGIAALAGAMVLGRRTTHVRKAAFSTPNVPYVLLGTGLLWFGWFGFNAGSSLAANEVAALAFVNTTLASGAALTAWLLVETVHGGKPTALGACIGAVVGLVAITPAAGFVQYGHSIFIGVLASLISYGAVHWKNNRTTLDDTLDVFPCHGLGGIVGMLLTGVFADKVGLVHGSATVFGYHVLGLLIVVSYSFVGSWLLLKLTDRLFGLRVKLQDEELGLDLSQHEESTYHIDEEFERSYRREPVAESV; via the coding sequence ATGATTGCTCCTTCAAAAAAGCTTACCAGTCTGAGCATGTTTTCGCTGGTGACGCTGGTCGGGCTGGCGGCGGTGGCGGCCTTCACGGAACTGCCGCACCCGGCGGCGCTGGCGGGCTCGCTCAACGGCGCCGATGTGGCCTGGATGCTCACGGCCACGGCCTTCGTGCTGATCATGACGCCGGGGCTGTCGTTCTTCTATGGCGGCATGGTGCGGCCCAAGAACGTCATCAGCACCATGCTGCAGAGCTTTGTGGCCATGGGCGTGATTACGCTGGTGTTCTACTTCGTGGGCTTTTCGCTGGCCTACGGCGACTCCTGGCACGGCCTGATCGGCAACCCGCTCACGTTCATTATGCTGCGCAACGTAGGCACCGCGCCTAATCCGGCGTTTGCGGCCACCATTCCGTTTGTGCTCTACTTTGCGTTTCAGCTCAAGTTTGCCGTCATCACGCCGGCCCTCATCACCGGCTCGTTTGCCGAGCGGGTGCGCTTTAAGGGCTATCTGGCCTTTATGGTGCTGTTTTGTCTGTTCATCTACTGCCCGCTGGCCCACTGGACCTGGCACCCTGAGGGCTTCCTGCGGCAGTGGGGCGTGCTCGATTTTGCCGGCGGTACGGTGGTGCATATTTCGGCAGGCATTGCAGCGCTGGCTGGCGCCATGGTGCTGGGTCGTCGCACCACGCACGTGCGCAAAGCCGCTTTTTCCACGCCCAACGTGCCCTACGTGCTGCTGGGTACCGGGCTGCTGTGGTTCGGGTGGTTTGGATTCAATGCCGGCTCCTCGCTGGCCGCCAACGAAGTGGCCGCGCTGGCCTTCGTGAACACCACGCTGGCCTCGGGCGCGGCCCTCACGGCCTGGCTGCTGGTCGAGACGGTGCACGGCGGCAAGCCTACCGCACTGGGCGCCTGCATTGGGGCCGTGGTGGGGCTGGTGGCCATCACGCCGGCGGCGGGCTTCGTGCAATACGGGCACAGCATTTTCATCGGGGTGCTGGCGTCGTTGATCAGCTACGGCGCCGTGCACTGGAAAAACAACCGCACTACCCTCGACGACACGCTCGACGTGTTTCCGTGCCACGGCCTGGGCGGCATCGTGGGCATGCTGCTCACCGGCGTATTCGCCGATAAAGTGGGTTTGGTGCACGGTTCGGCCACCGTATTTGGCTACCACGTGCTGGGCCTGCTGATTGTGGTGAGCTACTCCTTCGTGGGCTCCTGGCTGCTTCTCAAGCTCACCGACCGCCTCTTCGGGCTGCGCGTGAAGCTGCAGGACGAAGAACTGGGCCTCGACCTAAGCCAGCACGAGGAGTCCACTTATCATATCGACGAAGAATTTGAGCGCAGCTACCGGCGCGAACCAGTAGCGGAAAGCGTGTAA